A window of Spirochaetota bacterium genomic DNA:
GGAACCCTTCTGGCTATTGAAAACATCAATGCAATCGCATGCTCCGCTGTTGATATGGTGTTCCCCCCGGGAGTATTCATTACAACTATACCCTTCTCAGTCGCCCTCTCAATATCGACATTGTCCAAGCCAACCCCTGCCCTAGCAATTACCTGTAATCTATCAGCAGATCTTATTACATCATCTGTAACCATGGTTGCGGACCGAATTATTAATCCATAGGCATCAGCTATTTCTACAAGCAACCCCTCTGGTGACAGTCCAGGTTTATTTATAACTTCAAAATCACTATGCTTTTGCAAAAGTTCAATTCCCTCTTGTGCCAACTTGTCGCTTATTAAAATTTTCTTCTTCATCGATATACTTCTCCTTATTTGCTGCTAATATTCATCATTATCTCAGTTTCTACATTTTAAATAGATTGAAAAAACAAAAATATTCACTATTGAATTCATTACCCCACCCTTATAGCATTCTTCCGGGTGAACCCCTTAAAGGATTATCTCATCTACATTATCTTCAATACAATAACCACAACATCCGATTTCAAAGGAGAGAACCTCATAAAAGAGGCGAACCTCTCTTTTATTATTTCAACAATCTCTGTAGGTGTGCTTCTTCTGTTCTCCTTAATTATACCCCGAAGCTGAGCTAATTCAAACCTCTCGCCCCTTTGGTTTAGGGATTCAACCAGCGCCCTTGAATATAGAACACCTATATCTCCTCTAATCAGGCTTATCCTTCCCATACCAAAGGTCGTTCCCTTCTCATAACCTAAGGGAATGCCTTCAGTATCGCAGGAATTAAAGTCACCCCTCTCAATCCCAAAGATCTCAAGGGGAGAAAAGCCTGCATTGGTATACATGAGTCTCCTTGATTCTACATCATAATAATAGTAATACGCTGTAACGAATTTCCCCTTCCCTCCTGAATATTCATATAAAACATTGTTCAGACTGCGCATTACAGTGAATGTTGAATGGGCTTCTGCCATACATGAGTGAAAGGCTGATCTCAGAATAACCGAGTAGATTGCGCTGCCCACCCCAACGCCAGAGATGCCGGTGGCAATCACACCCAAACCATTATTGCTTGGCTCGATGAAATCAAAATAATCCATACCCTCCCTGTGGCTAGGGATATAGAAGGCGCCAATCTTTATCCCCCTTAGGCTGGGAAGGGATACTGGCACAGCCCTGGATAGGATATCAGAGGATAGACCTACAGCCCTGCTGATGATTTGTTCCCGCTTTGATTCCTCATATAAATATGCATTTGAGATGATAATGTTGCTCTCCCTCTGGAAGTATTGAAGTCTCTCTAATTCATTGGTCTTAAAGGATGAAAGATTATTCTTTGCCCCTAGACAAAATAGTCCTAATACCCTCCCATCATGATAAATTGGTAGGATTACTTTAATACTATTATTGATAAAGAAATCTACAACATATTCACGAATCTCACCAAAGCTTTTATCATCAATATATACCCTATCAATATCAATTATCCTATGATTCTGCATGAACCACTCAATAATAACTGAGTATCTGTCTATGGAATCGATGTCAGTATCATCACCCTTCAGGTAATATAATTCATATTTTTTTTCTTCATCATTTAACATAACAAAGTAGGCAGTATTCAGAAAGAGCGCGTCATTGAGGGTATCTGTTATCTGCTGAATTACGCTCCTGAAATCCTTTATACCTTCAACCCTTTGTAAAAAATTATTCAATACATTCTCAAATTCATATTGTTTTCTCTTAAATAATCTATCAATTATCGGCTGGATATATATATAAAAAAGGACAAAGAGTATTGCTATGATGCCTGCATAGATTAGGGTGGGAATATTTGTAAAATATCCCCATTTCATACTATAGACTCTAACAATGCCATATACCGGGGCAATTATTATGGCTGAGAGCGTAAGGTGCATAGCGGTTTTATGTAAAACCGTTGTAATATCCATTAAATTTGATGTTACTACTGAATAGAAGAATGATCCAACACCCAGGAATGCGGCAATAGAAGCCCCAAAAACATATAGCTCGCTGTAATTAAAAAATTTTGGCATAATAATTGAACATATCGCAGCCAGGATAATCGCTGTGGAGGTGATAATAAAGACGTATTGGATCTGCAGCCTGTATACCTCCACATCAGTCTTAAAGTACTTTCTAATAAAATTCGCTGTTCCCAATAAGAGATATATAAAAGCAACAACCATATATGCTGTATAACCAGGCCTATAATCCCTTACTATGGAGCCATTCTCAAAATATGCCCTTGTGATAGTTAAATCTGTAAAAGCCGTGACAAAAGAGATAGCAAATGCTGGGAGGAGAATAAGCAGGGTATAGAGGATAGGGATTTTTTTCACACCCTTAGGGAAAACCAAAGACATTGTTAGAATAGATGAGAATAGGAGAGTCGTTGACATTTGAGAAAATCTATTTATCTGGGTGAGATATTGAGAGGAAGGATAGACATAGGCAAGGAACATGGTAATAAGGATCCCAAAGGCTGACATCGAAACAAAAGCATAATACCTATGCACCTGATCGCGCCAATCCTTAATTAGCACAAAAATTGTCAATAATATTAGCAAGATTGATGCTAATAATGATGTCGCTATATTCAATATTTGCACCTATCGCTCCTCAATGCTATCCTGCAAAATTTGATCTCCCAGTAAAATTATTCAATAACAAAATCAAATAACATATATCCTTATCACCCTCCAATAACTGAGATAAGGGCATTACCCTCAATATGATCTTTTGCATATTGATATATTCCAACTTATTCTTAAAGATCGAATACATGTAAATCCTTGTATTTCAACCTCATGAGAGCATTCGTGCTTATCTTCCATAAACGATATTCAACATCCTCAAGCCATTTAACATAAATATTAGCAATCTTCAACTTCGTCTGCACATCCTCAACATCACCCACCCTGCTTACCTTTAAAGCATCATTATCGCCATCAGGCATCTTCTCAAAATCATAGTCCTTAAACTCCATTTTAAGATTATCTATATTCTCGGATAATGGGTTGTCATTGATAATGTTTCTAATCTGCCTCAAACCGCTCTTCTCTTTTATCCTGATCCCAGCAAAAATGATCAATCCCAACTTATCATTATCACTAAATTTCATTTTACATTTTAATTGTTCTCGAATCATTTCCCCGCCATAATACTCTATATTACTCAGTGATTTCAAGAATATGGAGAAAGTCAATACCTTATCAACTTTACCTGTTTTTTTATTAAAGTAATAAGGAGCCTTCAACTTATCAGTGACAGTCCTTATTCTCTTATAAACATGCATTAGCTCCTTCTCATAAATACTACTCACCTTATTGGTATTCTGCGATTCACCTGAGATAGACTCTATTAAGACGAAGGGAAAAATAATAATAGGACATACTGTTTTGATGAGATTGTTTTTCATGGTAACCCTCTTTAAATAATTATTTACTTATATACTGATTATGAGTAATTATTGATATCACTATCGCAACAAGGAGGAGTATTCTCAACTAAATATATACAATTAGATTCCCTGCCCATAGGGGATAATTTAAAATATTATATAAGAAAACCAATTTTAACAATATTATCGGGATATAAATCAACAATTATTATTTAAAAATAACTCATACATTGATGAATAAATACCATCCAAATATTTATAAAAAATTATTCTTGGAAGGCAAATATCTTGACATACAGGATTTATCATGATAGATGAAAAACCACTATTACTAAAGTGGAAGCCTTATAATTTTTATAAGGCGTGCCTGCAATAGGTTATAACCTCAAAGATTAAGACTGATTTCAGATAATTTAAGTCATTTAACAGTAAATAAGATTACATTGAAAGCAGTTTTTGCTTGTAGGATCAGATATTCATTTTGATAGATATTTATCATTTATTACTGTTATCTTTGCAAAGATTAAAGAGATATGTATCTCTTTTTTATAAGATACAGTTTTACGGTTTCAGATAACCTTAATAATATTTAATATCTTTACACATATCAATACTATTAAAAGGAAAGGATTAGAAAATGACAACACGAAAGTTTGAAACAGAAGTAAACCAATTGCTTCATATCATCATTCACTCCCTCTATTCTCATAAGGAAATATTCTTGAGAGAGTTGGTTTCAAATGCCTCAGATGCCTTGGATAAGCTTAAGTATCTTACGCTCACTGAAGAGGAATACAAGAAGCTTTCCTTTGATCCACGGATTGATATCTATTTTGATAGCAAGAACAGCACATTGACTGTTAGCGATAGCGGTATAGGTATGAATGAAGAAGATCTCATAGAGCAGATAGGAACTATAGCTAACTCAGGAACAAGGAAATTTGTTGAGCATCTTACTGGGGATAACAAAAAGGACTCAAATCTTATTGGACAATTCGGGGTTGGATTCTATTCATCATTTATGGTTGCTGAAAAGGTCGAGATCATAAGCAGGAAGGCTGGAGAGGAGAAGGCTTACAAATGGATTAGCGATGGGAAGGGTGAATATGAGATTGTTGATGCAGAGAGGGATGTCGCTGGCACAACTATCGCGCTTTCACTAAATGAGGAAGGGAAGGAGTTTACAAATCGTTGGTCAATCGAAAATATCATCAAGAAATATTCAAACCATATCCCTTTTCCAATCTACCTGCATTATGAGGATAGCCGATATGAAGGGGAGGGCGATGATCGGAAGGAGATCAAGGAACAGAAAACTGATCAGATAAATGATGCCTCAGCCCTCTGGAAAAGGCCAAAGAGGGAACTCAAGGAAGAGGATTATAATGAATTCTATAAAACGATCTCACACGAGAGAGAGGATCCATTGTTGTATGTTCATACTCAAGCAGAGGGAACTTTAGATTATACAACACTCTTTTATATTCCCCAAACAGCCCCTTTTGACCTATTCAATGCGGATTATAGACCAGGCGTAAAGCTCTATGTAAAGCGGGTTTTCATCACTGACGATGATAAGGATCTATTGCCTGTTTATTTGCGCTTTGTTCGTGGGATTATAGATTCAGAGGATCTGCCGCTGAATGTGAGCAGGGAGATATTACAGAAGAATCGGATATTAGCTAAGATTAAGTCGTCATCGGTTAAGAAGCTTTTGGATGAGTTAAGAAAGCTTTCCGATGATAGGGAACAATATGATATATTCATAAAGGAATTTGGCATAACCCTGAAAGAAGGATTGTATCAGGATTTTGAAAACAGAGAAGCCCTCTTGGAATTAGTAAGATTCAAATCCACTAAAGTGGATGGTTATACCAGCCTTAGCGAGTATAAGGACAGGATGAAATCTGACCAGAACGCTATCTATTATATTACTGGTGAGAATGAGAATAATTTGAGGAATTCGCCTCTTCTTGAGATGTATAACGATAAGGATGTAGAAGTGTTCATAATGGATGACCGGTTAGATGAAATTGTGATGCCTACTATTGGAAGATATAAGGATCTTGAATTCAAATCGATTAACAAGAGCGATGCGGCTGAGGATCTCAAGTCAGAAGAGGAGAAGGAGGAAGAAAAACAGATTGAACCGATTATAAAACGGATGAAGGAAACGCTTGGTGATGAAGTTAAGGACGTAAAAGCTAGCACGCGACTTAGTGATTCTCCGTCATGCATTGTTGTTGACAAGGATGATCCTTCTGTTCAGATGCAGGGGCTTTTAAAATCAATGGGCAGGGGGAGTATACCAGAGATTAAACCGATTTTAGAGATAAATCCAAATCATGAAATCGTTAAAAAATTAGCGGATATTGAAGATTCAACCCTTTTTGGGGATATAACACGTATCTTACTTGAGCAGGCATTACTCGTAGAGGGGGTAGAGATTAAGGAACCTGCTTTCTTTGTTAAGAGAATTAATTCAGTTATGGAAAAGGCATTGCAGTAAATTATCGAATTACTTAGTATAATCTCCCTATTCCTAAAATTGTTACTAGGTCTTTGATATCTTTTCATCAACCAGCGAAATCGGTTTAGATAACATTATTATTTGCCCACAGGGAGTTATGTAACAAAAATTTATAAGCTGACTTACAATCCAAAATTTTGAATGTTTTAGAATGGCCTTCTTGATATTGAAAAAGTTAGAATTGTGGATATATTATGACCTTTGAAATAACGCTAGTTCTTTCTGTACTCTTTATTACTATCATTCTTTTCGTAACCGAAAAACTGAGGGTTGATGTTGTTGCATTGCTTGTAATGATTGCCCTACCCTGGCTGGGGCTTATATCTCCAAAGGATAGTTTTACTGGTCTATCCAGCAATGCGGTTATCTCAATTATGGGAATAATGATACTTGGATATGGAATAGATAAGTCAGGGGTCATGAATTATATCACTTCTCCAATCATAAGAATTGCTGGGACTAGTGAGAGGAAATTATTAACCATTATTGCTTCAACTGTAGGTATTCTTAGCGCCTTTATTCAGAATATTGGCGCAACCGCCCTATTTCTTCCCGCTATTATTAAAATCAGCAAAAGAATAAGAATATCTCCCTCCAAAATTTTAATGCCCATTGGATTTAGTGCAATTTTAGGCGGGACACTTACGCTCTTTGGATCAGGGCCACTTATTATACTAAATGACCTTTTGAAGAGAAGCGGCGTACAGGGATTTGGAATCTTTGATGTCACTCCGTTAGGGCTTTCACTATTGGCAACAGGCATTCTTTACTTTTTGATCCTTGGAAGATGGGTTTTGCCTGAAACCATCAAAAAAGAAGATAAAGATGATCAAAGCGAATTAATTAAAGAATGGAATCTATCTGAAGATATTTATCCTGTTAAGGGGAACCTTGAATCAATAATTCTACAAGACCTGAACCTGTGGAGCAAATATCATCTCCATGTAATCGCTCTATCCAGAAACAATGATATCCTCTACTCTCCCTGGCGAAACTACAATTTCAAGGGAGATGAGGTTTTATTTCTCAGCGGCAACAAAGAAAATATTAAAAGATTTGTCTCTGATTACTCTCTAAGTCAGGTTACAGATAAACGACTAGAGGAAATAAGGGAGCAATTTAGTTATGCCCAGGCCATTATCCCACCTTATTCCGGACTTGTTAATAGGACTATTAAGGAGTATGCCTTTAGAAAAAATTTTGAGGTTGAACCTGTTATACTGCAAGGGTATTGTCAAACCACTGACACCGATTTCTCTGAAAGAAGACTTGAGGCTGGTGATATCCTGATCGTTCATGGTCATCTGGAAAGGCTTTGGAGACTCAAATGCGGGAAAGAACTCATCATCCTAACACCAATTAGAGAGCTTAATGATGATAGAGGAAGGCCGTTATTAGCGGTCATAGGTTTTATCGGCGCCATTATCCTTGCCTTAAATGGATTTCAGTTATCATTAAGCCTCTTCAGTGGAGCACTCTTTATGATACTGACAAGGGTAGTAAAAATTGACGAGGCCTATAAATCTATAGACTGGCGCACCATCTTTCTCTTGGCAGGGCTCATCCCCTTGGGATTTGCAATGGATAATACAGGCGCCTCAAAATATGTTGCAGAGAATATGATAGGTTTTTTTGCGAACTCTCATCCAATCATCATCCTTTTGGTTATCGCACTTTTAGCCACCCTCTTTACCCTTTTCATGTCAAATATTGCAGCCACCGTGCTTCTGGTACCATTGGTTGTTATTATGGGTAAAATGATAGATATTAATTCATCCGCTTTGGGTCTTCTTGTGGCGGTTATGGCTTCCAACTCCTTTATCCTTCCAACTCATCAAGTAAATGCCTTTCTAATGGGGCCTGGAGGTTATAGAAACAGGGATTATATCAAATCTGGTAGCATTATGACCCTACTCTTCATGTTTGTTAGCATAGGTATAATTTATTTCTTTTATTTATAGGTATTAAGTGATGAAATGATTGCTTAATATAAAACACATCATTTTAATTGGTAAACTTATAAAGGAGGTTTTCTATGTTTTTTAGACAACTATTTGACATTAAGGGCGAGTCCTCAACTTATACTTATCTTCTTACTGATGATAAGAGCAAGGATGGCATAATCATCGATACGGTGATAGAAAATGTGGATAGGGATTCAGGTATTATTAAAGAATTAGGGATTAACATCAAATATATAATGGATACTCACATCCATGCTGA
This region includes:
- the htpG gene encoding molecular chaperone HtpG, whose translation is MTTRKFETEVNQLLHIIIHSLYSHKEIFLRELVSNASDALDKLKYLTLTEEEYKKLSFDPRIDIYFDSKNSTLTVSDSGIGMNEEDLIEQIGTIANSGTRKFVEHLTGDNKKDSNLIGQFGVGFYSSFMVAEKVEIISRKAGEEKAYKWISDGKGEYEIVDAERDVAGTTIALSLNEEGKEFTNRWSIENIIKKYSNHIPFPIYLHYEDSRYEGEGDDRKEIKEQKTDQINDASALWKRPKRELKEEDYNEFYKTISHEREDPLLYVHTQAEGTLDYTTLFYIPQTAPFDLFNADYRPGVKLYVKRVFITDDDKDLLPVYLRFVRGIIDSEDLPLNVSREILQKNRILAKIKSSSVKKLLDELRKLSDDREQYDIFIKEFGITLKEGLYQDFENREALLELVRFKSTKVDGYTSLSEYKDRMKSDQNAIYYITGENENNLRNSPLLEMYNDKDVEVFIMDDRLDEIVMPTIGRYKDLEFKSINKSDAAEDLKSEEEKEEEKQIEPIIKRMKETLGDEVKDVKASTRLSDSPSCIVVDKDDPSVQMQGLLKSMGRGSIPEIKPILEINPNHEIVKKLADIEDSTLFGDITRILLEQALLVEGVEIKEPAFFVKRINSVMEKALQ
- a CDS encoding SpoIIE family protein phosphatase; translation: MQILNIATSLLASILLILLTIFVLIKDWRDQVHRYYAFVSMSAFGILITMFLAYVYPSSQYLTQINRFSQMSTTLLFSSILTMSLVFPKGVKKIPILYTLLILLPAFAISFVTAFTDLTITRAYFENGSIVRDYRPGYTAYMVVAFIYLLLGTANFIRKYFKTDVEVYRLQIQYVFIITSTAIILAAICSIIMPKFFNYSELYVFGASIAAFLGVGSFFYSVVTSNLMDITTVLHKTAMHLTLSAIIIAPVYGIVRVYSMKWGYFTNIPTLIYAGIIAILFVLFYIYIQPIIDRLFKRKQYEFENVLNNFLQRVEGIKDFRSVIQQITDTLNDALFLNTAYFVMLNDEEKKYELYYLKGDDTDIDSIDRYSVIIEWFMQNHRIIDIDRVYIDDKSFGEIREYVVDFFINNSIKVILPIYHDGRVLGLFCLGAKNNLSSFKTNELERLQYFQRESNIIISNAYLYEESKREQIISRAVGLSSDILSRAVPVSLPSLRGIKIGAFYIPSHREGMDYFDFIEPSNNGLGVIATGISGVGVGSAIYSVILRSAFHSCMAEAHSTFTVMRSLNNVLYEYSGGKGKFVTAYYYYYDVESRRLMYTNAGFSPLEIFGIERGDFNSCDTEGIPLGYEKGTTFGMGRISLIRGDIGVLYSRALVESLNQRGERFELAQLRGIIKENRRSTPTEIVEIIKERFASFMRFSPLKSDVVVIVLKIM
- a CDS encoding SLC13 family permease, which codes for MTFEITLVLSVLFITIILFVTEKLRVDVVALLVMIALPWLGLISPKDSFTGLSSNAVISIMGIMILGYGIDKSGVMNYITSPIIRIAGTSERKLLTIIASTVGILSAFIQNIGATALFLPAIIKISKRIRISPSKILMPIGFSAILGGTLTLFGSGPLIILNDLLKRSGVQGFGIFDVTPLGLSLLATGILYFLILGRWVLPETIKKEDKDDQSELIKEWNLSEDIYPVKGNLESIILQDLNLWSKYHLHVIALSRNNDILYSPWRNYNFKGDEVLFLSGNKENIKRFVSDYSLSQVTDKRLEEIREQFSYAQAIIPPYSGLVNRTIKEYAFRKNFEVEPVILQGYCQTTDTDFSERRLEAGDILIVHGHLERLWRLKCGKELIILTPIRELNDDRGRPLLAVIGFIGAIILALNGFQLSLSLFSGALFMILTRVVKIDEAYKSIDWRTIFLLAGLIPLGFAMDNTGASKYVAENMIGFFANSHPIIILLVIALLATLFTLFMSNIAATVLLVPLVVIMGKMIDINSSALGLLVAVMASNSFILPTHQVNAFLMGPGGYRNRDYIKSGSIMTLLFMFVSIGIIYFFYL